A section of the Phaseolus vulgaris cultivar G19833 chromosome 8, P. vulgaris v2.0, whole genome shotgun sequence genome encodes:
- the LOC137825712 gene encoding uncharacterized protein — protein sequence MVQLMRSDTDNQCLKKVKLEVQDENPPLHTHKRPKLETPPKCDSSDDSLSIPPTSYNPLDEPSPLGLRLKKSPSLLDLIQMRLSQQEESKKKDQKASAASAASAAADSKLKASNFPGTILKIGTWEYKSRYEGDLVAKCYFAKHKLVWEVLDGCLKNKIEIPWSDIMALKANYPEDGPGSLEVVLARRPLFFREINPQPRKHTLWQATSDFTGGQASINRRHFLQCPQGLLGKHFEKLVQCDPRLNCLSQQPDLVLDSPYFEPGTNSIHDHIETSDGYDGKSEERGGIFALQDVESGSAVQSSSSKSEPNLGKAVENLSQEITSPSPVMNIHAMRDFRSRGAETLKFLSNLDQIKLPGLHPSVSMDDLVSHIGHCISEQMGSDNPNFAGDVQYSRSILEEFTQYLFNDSQHATTSDEQRVMSRVNSLYCLLQKDPSTAEDANTMTKNGNGPRDANVTSRVNSLYSLLQYAEDTMTRNGNGPRDADVMSRVNSLYCLLQKDPSTAEESNTMAGNGHGLGADESGKVGVNNSNSTQLSPGKIKVADLESQPDDASGCKQGGTGISRKESSGDLLLNLPRIASLPQFLFHMSEDSVNKVR from the exons ATGGTTCAGCTTATGAGGTCCGACACAGATAATCAATGTCTGAAAAAGGTGAAGTTGGAGGTTCAAGATGAAAATCCCCCTCTTCACACCCACAAGCGACCCAAATTGGAAACACCTCCTAAG TGTGATTCTAGTGATGATTCCCTTTCAATACCACCAACTTCGTATAATCCCTTGGATGAGCCAAGCCCTTTGGGTTTGCGTCTCAAGAAGAGTCCTTCCCTTTTGGATTTGATTCAGATGAGGCTCTCCCAACAAGAGGAGTCCAAGAAGAAAGATCAAAAGGCTTCTGCTGCCTCTGCCGCCTCTGCCGCGGCGGATTCTAAACTCAAAGCCTCCAATTTTCCTGGAACCATTTTGAAAATTGGGACTTGGGAG TACAAGTCTAGATACGAAGGAGACTTGGTGGCGAAGTGTTACTTTGCAAAGCATAAGCTGGTGTGGGAAGTCCTTGATGGTTGTCTGAAGAATAAGATTGAAATCCCATGGTCTGATATCATGGCTCTCAAGGCGAATTACCCTGAGGATGGACCAGGCTCGCTCGAAGTAGTG CTGGCAAGAAGACCCCTCTTTTTTAGAGAGATCAATCCACAGCCAAGGAAGCATACCTTGTGGCAGGCAACCTCAGACTTTACTGGTGGACAAGCCAGCATAAACAG gAGGCATTTTCTGCAGTGTCCACAAGGATTGCTAGGCAAGCATTTTGAGAAACTCGTTCAGTGTGATCCACGTCTCAACTGTCTGAGCCAGCAGCCGGATTTAGTGTTGGATTCTCCATATTTTGAACCCGGAACAAATTCAATTCACGATCACATTGAAACAAGTGATGGTTATGATGGAAAAAGCGAGGAGAGAGGTGGTATTTTTGCATTGCAGGATGTAGAGTCAGGATCTGCAGTTCAATCGTCTTCCTCTAAAAGTGAACCTAATCTTGGTAAAGCTGTGGAAAATCTTTCCCAAGAAATTACCTCACCTAGCCCAG TGATGAACATCCATGCAATGAGAGATTTCAGGAGTAGAGGAGCTGAAACTTTGAAGTTTCTTAGTAATTTGGATCAGATCAAATTGCCTGGACTTCACCCCTCTGTGTCAATGGACGATTTGGTAAGCCACATTGGACATTGCATTTCAGAACAGATGGGATCCGACAATCCCAATTTTGCTGGTGATGTCCAGTATAGCAGATCTATTCTGGAAGAATTTACTCAATACCTGTTCAATGACTCTCAACATGCAACTACCTCTGATGAACAGCGTGTGATGTCGAGGGTGAACTCACTGTATTGTCTTCTGCAGAAGGACCCTTCTACCGCAGAAGACGCCAACACAATGACCAAAAATGGCAATGGTCCGAGAGATGCAAATGTGACGTCAAGGGTGAACTCACTATACTCCCTTCTGCAGTATGCAGAGGACACAATGACCAGAAATGGCAATGGTCCGAGAGATGCAGATGTGATGTCGAGGGTGAACTCACTGTACTGTCTTCTGCAGAAGGATCCTTCTACAGCAGAAGAGTCAAACACAATGGCAGGAAATGGCCATGGTCTTGGTGCAGATGAGAGTGGAAAAGTTGGTGTGAACAATTCCAACTCCACTCAATTGTCCCCTGGCAAAATTAAAGTGGCTGATTTGGAAAGTCAACCAGATGATGCATCTGGCTGCAAGCAGGGGGGGACTGGCATCTCCAGGAAGGAATCATCTGGTGATTTGCTTCTCAATCTTCCAAGGATCGCATCTCTGCCTCAGTTTTTGTTTCACATGTCTGAGGATTCTGTTAATAAAGTTAGATAA
- the LOC137825713 gene encoding protein HEADING DATE REPRESSOR 1, with translation MENMKMSIDDALNAFSPVSTATIYWKSRRRPASGRNLEVSEDTANTPPSKQEDTPPPPPSSSSEEVQNTTPISERRKALFEPLEPIKNVNGRRPSAESLLPPPDFESANYPKGWLIGKKRKLVNVDVVESMRRIAIQEMNRKDREIDGLNEQLEEDSRCLEHLQLQLVDERSKRARVERENAMLEEQVSMLMNMLQEAEQMGDEGPDEP, from the exons ATGGAAAACATGAAGATGTCCATAGATGATGCTTTGAACGCCTTCTCTCCCGTATCCACAGCTACCATTTACTGGAAATCCCGAAGAAGACCAG CTAGCGGGAGGAATTTAGAGGTATCAGAAGATACTGCTAATACACCACCCAGCAAGCAGGAAGAtactcctcctcctcctccttcttcttctaGTGAGGAGGTGCAGAACACAACTCCAATTTCTGAGCGTCGAAAGGCCTTGTTTGAACCTTTAGAACCTATAAAGAATGTTAATGGCCGACGACCCTCGGCTGAGTCTTTACTTCCTCCCCCTGACTTTGAGTCTGCAAACTATCCTAAGGGCTGGCTGATTGGAAAGAAGCGGAAGCTTGTTAATGTAGATGTTGTTGAAAGCATGCGAAGGATTGCCATCCAAGAAATGAACAGAAAG GACAGGGAAATTGATGGACTAAATGAACAACTGGAGGAGGATTCACGTTGCCTGGAGCACTTGCAACTTCAGCTTGTGGATGAACGAAGCAAACGTGCTCGAGTTGAAAGAGAGAATGCAATGCTTGAAGAACAAGTGAGCATGCTTATGAACATGTTACAAGAAGCAGAACAAATGGGAGATGAAGGCCCAGATGAACCTTAA